The following coding sequences are from one Streptomyces venezuelae window:
- a CDS encoding response regulator transcription factor → MSPAEGDRTGDREQQRILIVDDEPAVREALRRSLAFEGYGTEVAVDGADALEKATAYRPDLVVLDIQMPRMDGLTAARRLRSTGSTTPILMLTARDTVGDRVTGLDAGADDYLVKPFELDELFARIRALLRRSSYAPGAGQDPEGDTLAFADLRMDLATREVTRGTRTVELTRTEFTLLEMFLAHPRQVLTREQILKAVWGFDFEPSSNSLDVYVMYLRRKTEAGGEPRLVHTVRGVGYVLRGGE, encoded by the coding sequence ATGAGCCCCGCCGAAGGCGACCGCACCGGTGACCGCGAGCAGCAACGCATCCTGATCGTGGACGACGAACCCGCCGTGCGGGAGGCGCTGCGACGCAGCCTCGCCTTCGAGGGGTACGGCACCGAGGTCGCGGTCGACGGCGCCGACGCGCTGGAGAAGGCGACCGCGTACCGCCCGGACCTCGTCGTCCTCGACATCCAGATGCCCCGCATGGACGGCCTGACCGCCGCGCGCAGGCTCCGCTCCACCGGATCGACCACCCCGATCCTGATGCTGACGGCGCGCGACACCGTCGGCGACCGCGTCACGGGACTCGACGCGGGCGCCGACGACTACCTGGTCAAGCCGTTCGAGCTGGACGAGCTCTTCGCCCGGATCCGCGCGCTGCTGCGCCGCAGTTCGTACGCTCCCGGGGCCGGACAGGACCCGGAGGGCGACACGCTCGCCTTCGCCGACCTGCGGATGGACCTCGCGACGCGCGAGGTCACGCGGGGTACGCGGACCGTGGAGCTGACCCGCACGGAGTTCACGCTCCTGGAGATGTTTCTCGCCCACCCGCGCCAGGTCCTGACCCGCGAGCAGATCCTCAAGGCGGTCTGGGGCTTCGACTTCGAGCCGTCGTCCAACTCCCTCGACGTGTACGTCATGTACCTGCGCCGCAAGACGGAGGCGGGCGGGGAACCGCGTCTCGTACACACGGTGCGGGGTGTCGGGTACGTGCTGCGGGGCGGCGAGTGA
- a CDS encoding sensor histidine kinase codes for MNRVLRRFRGLPLRSRLALLVATAVALAVAAAAVTCWFVVRNALLDSLDDALSSNRPKQGEVIQQIDIDAVAGGARCLREIPGRDQPDLYKQIIQVVAENGSNCIVLGRQSIEVDASDTAVAARERSATYHDTTAANGEKYRVYTYPLEDYPQLQLAVSVARPYSEIDDTLDNLALILLVVAGVGVLGAGAAGLWVARTGLRPVDQLTAAVEHVARTEDLSLRIPVEGDDEIARLSESFNSMTASLASSRDLQQQLIADAGHELRTPLTSLRTNIELLARSEETGRAIPPDDRRALLASVTAQMTELAALIGDLQELSRPDAGTADGDGDGGGKIQVIPFHDLTRTALARARLRGPELTITAELAPWYVRAEPPALERAIVNVLDNAVKFSPPGGTVEVTLDRGRLTVRDHGPGIPEDELPHVFDRFWRSPSARSLPGSGLGLSIVARTVRQSGGEVTLEAAEGGGTVATVRLPGAATPPPESPAL; via the coding sequence GTGAACAGGGTCCTGCGGCGGTTCCGCGGGCTGCCACTGCGGTCGCGGCTCGCACTGCTCGTGGCCACGGCCGTGGCGCTCGCGGTGGCGGCGGCGGCGGTGACGTGCTGGTTCGTGGTGCGCAACGCGTTGCTGGACTCGCTGGACGACGCGCTGAGCAGCAACCGGCCGAAGCAGGGCGAGGTGATCCAGCAGATCGACATCGACGCGGTGGCGGGCGGCGCGCGCTGTCTGCGGGAGATCCCGGGCCGCGACCAGCCGGACCTCTACAAGCAGATCATCCAGGTCGTCGCCGAGAACGGCTCGAACTGCATCGTGCTGGGCCGCCAGTCCATCGAGGTCGACGCGTCGGACACCGCGGTGGCCGCGCGCGAGCGGTCGGCGACGTACCACGACACCACCGCGGCGAACGGCGAGAAGTACCGGGTCTACACCTACCCGCTGGAGGACTACCCGCAGCTGCAGCTCGCCGTCTCCGTGGCCCGCCCCTACAGCGAGATCGACGACACGCTCGACAACCTCGCCCTGATCCTCCTCGTCGTCGCCGGTGTCGGCGTCCTGGGCGCGGGCGCGGCGGGACTGTGGGTGGCCCGCACGGGCCTCCGCCCCGTGGACCAGCTCACCGCGGCGGTGGAACACGTGGCCCGCACCGAAGACCTCTCCCTCCGCATCCCCGTGGAGGGAGACGACGAGATCGCCCGCCTGTCGGAGTCCTTCAACTCGATGACCGCCTCACTGGCGTCGTCCCGCGACCTCCAGCAGCAACTGATCGCGGACGCCGGCCACGAACTCCGTACCCCGCTCACCTCTCTGCGCACGAACATCGAGCTGCTGGCGAGGAGCGAGGAGACGGGCCGGGCCATCCCGCCCGACGACCGCAGGGCGCTGCTCGCGTCGGTCACCGCGCAGATGACGGAGCTGGCCGCGCTCATCGGCGACCTGCAGGAACTGTCCCGCCCCGACGCGGGCACCGCGGACGGCGACGGAGACGGGGGCGGCAAGATCCAGGTGATCCCGTTCCACGACCTCACCAGGACCGCCCTCGCCCGCGCGAGGCTGCGCGGCCCCGAACTGACGATCACCGCGGAACTGGCCCCCTGGTACGTCCGCGCGGAGCCCCCCGCCCTGGAGCGCGCCATCGTCAACGTCCTGGACAACGCGGTGAAGTTCAGCCCGCCGGGCGGCACGGTGGAGGTCACGCTGGACCGCGGCCGTCTGACGGTCCGCGACCACGGTCCCGGCATCCCCGAGGACGAACTCCCCCATGTCTTCGACCGCTTCTGGCGCTCCCCCTCGGCCCGCTCCCTCCCCGGCTCGGGCCTGGGCCTGTCGATCGTGGCCCGCACGGTCCGCCAGTCGGGCGGCGAGGTGACGCTGGAGGCGGCGGAGGGCGGCGGAACGGTGGCGACGGTACGGCTGCCGGGGGCGGCGACACCACCACCGGAGTCGCCGGCCCTGTAG
- a CDS encoding DUF2993 domain-containing protein, protein MRSPHRIATHPPDAPIDDDRTARTDYSNPYDELAALAPNPLEDFLHEEKSDGDTAEAEKPWTPPNHRRGSRRRNRFAGLPLAAKALVAVLVAAAFLALGDRWALLYAEHEAAEKLKDQMNLSAAPEVDIEGFPFLTQVLDKRVDKVKVTVPDVAADRISLAKVSATATNVTINGDGPTSIKGASIGEMNGEVLLSFDDLNRELGASQVTFTGRGKDEVLARGTLPVAGHDLKVRADARIQRNGDRGISTDIGGMSLQLGDLATYRPGTREKEGLHLSRKSADRVAEETSKAKALLSVPAIVERLGVPRGVVREALKSDAKLNDLTGSPRFVNDVMGLNLIDVAMGHPELLKKLGLDPALLNGLSQLTRPVLADRLTLAFRLPKLPGAGTVALRDVTVEKEGIRVRIAGSGIGVGQ, encoded by the coding sequence ATGCGTTCCCCCCACCGCATAGCCACGCATCCTCCGGATGCGCCTATCGACGACGACCGCACCGCCCGGACCGACTACAGCAATCCGTACGACGAACTGGCCGCCCTCGCGCCGAACCCGCTGGAGGACTTCCTCCACGAGGAGAAGAGCGACGGTGACACGGCCGAGGCCGAGAAGCCCTGGACTCCGCCCAATCACCGGCGCGGCAGCCGCCGCCGCAACCGCTTCGCGGGGCTTCCGCTCGCCGCGAAGGCCCTGGTCGCGGTCCTCGTGGCCGCCGCGTTCCTCGCGCTCGGCGACCGCTGGGCGCTGCTCTACGCCGAGCACGAGGCCGCGGAGAAGCTCAAGGACCAGATGAATCTGAGCGCGGCGCCCGAGGTCGACATCGAGGGGTTCCCCTTCCTCACCCAGGTCCTCGACAAGCGCGTCGACAAGGTGAAGGTCACCGTCCCCGACGTCGCGGCCGACCGGATCTCACTCGCGAAGGTCTCCGCGACCGCCACGAACGTCACCATCAACGGTGACGGGCCCACCTCCATCAAGGGCGCGAGCATCGGCGAGATGAACGGCGAGGTCCTGCTCTCCTTCGACGACCTCAACCGTGAACTGGGCGCTTCCCAGGTGACGTTCACCGGCCGCGGCAAGGACGAGGTCCTCGCGCGCGGCACGCTGCCCGTCGCCGGACACGACCTCAAGGTCCGCGCCGATGCCCGCATCCAGCGCAACGGCGACCGCGGCATCTCCACCGACATCGGCGGCATGAGCCTGCAACTCGGCGACCTGGCGACGTACCGTCCGGGTACGCGGGAGAAGGAGGGCCTGCACCTGTCGCGGAAGTCCGCCGACCGCGTCGCCGAGGAGACGTCCAAGGCCAAGGCGCTGTTGTCCGTCCCGGCGATCGTCGAGCGGCTCGGCGTACCGCGGGGCGTGGTCCGCGAGGCGCTGAAGAGCGACGCCAAGCTCAACGACCTCACGGGCTCGCCGCGCTTCGTGAACGACGTCATGGGCCTGAACCTCATCGATGTCGCGATGGGCCACCCCGAGCTCCTGAAGAAGCTCGGCCTGGACCCCGCCCTCCTGAACGGCCTCTCCCAGCTCACCCGCCCTGTCCTCGCCGACCGCCTCACCCTCGCCTTCCGGCTGCCGAAGCTGCCGGGGGCCGGGACGGTGGCGTTGCGCGACGTGACGGTGGAGAAGGAGGGCATCCGGGTGCGGATCGCGGGTTCGGGGATCGGCGTCGGGCAGTAG
- a CDS encoding bifunctional metallophosphatase/5'-nucleotidase, whose product MSAIPKHRRPRRRATRVLAVAAGLATVGALAASLPASAGQDHPGGGSKGKHSRTVDVQLLSFNDFHGNLQPPAGSSGQVTERQADGSEKKIDAGGVEYLATSLRTARKGNPYSVTAAAGDLIGASPLLSGLFHDEPTVEAMNKLDLDVTSVGNHEFDEGAKELARMQNGGCHPKDGCFEKGKGGKEKKFEGADYPYLAANVTDEKTGKPILKPYWVWKHKGVKVGFIGVTLEGTPDIVSADGVKGLKFHDEIETVNKYAKILDKQGVKSIVTLIHEGGVPKSQTYNYDCDSPGAGDGISGPVTTIAKGITPKVDALVTGHTHNAYVCTIPDPAGKPRMVTSASSFGKLYTDTTLTYDRKTKDIVRTSVRSANHVVSREQAKAPDMTSLISRWDKLAAPVANKAVGYVSGDIPGRGAGVPESPLGDLISDAQLAHAKSIDPEADLALMNPGGIRSDIVYKASGSEGDGVVTYGEAFTVQPFSNTVNLVDLTGAQLVTGLKQQVSGSNEASPKILQVSQGLTYTLDMTKTGADRVVADSIKLNGKAIDPAATYRVAMNSFLAGGGDGFAELGKGTKPVVGSDDLKAFNDYLTANSSADKPIAPPKADRITIVK is encoded by the coding sequence GTGTCCGCCATACCCAAGCATCGACGGCCAAGGCGTCGTGCCACCCGTGTCCTCGCCGTCGCGGCGGGGCTCGCCACCGTCGGGGCGCTGGCCGCGTCCCTGCCCGCCAGTGCGGGGCAGGATCACCCGGGCGGAGGGAGCAAGGGAAAGCACTCGCGCACCGTCGACGTGCAGCTCCTGTCGTTCAACGACTTCCACGGGAATCTGCAGCCGCCCGCCGGGTCCTCGGGCCAGGTGACGGAGCGGCAGGCCGACGGGAGCGAGAAGAAGATCGACGCCGGCGGGGTCGAGTACCTCGCCACGTCGCTGCGTACCGCCAGGAAGGGCAACCCGTACAGCGTCACCGCCGCCGCCGGTGACCTCATCGGCGCCAGCCCGCTGCTCTCCGGGCTCTTCCACGACGAGCCCACCGTCGAGGCGATGAACAAGCTCGACCTGGACGTCACCAGCGTCGGCAACCACGAGTTCGACGAGGGGGCCAAGGAGCTGGCCCGCATGCAGAACGGCGGCTGTCACCCCAAGGACGGCTGCTTCGAGAAGGGGAAGGGCGGCAAGGAGAAGAAGTTCGAGGGGGCGGACTACCCGTATCTCGCCGCCAACGTCACCGACGAGAAGACCGGCAAGCCCATCCTCAAGCCCTACTGGGTGTGGAAGCACAAGGGCGTCAAGGTCGGTTTCATTGGTGTGACGCTCGAAGGCACGCCTGACATCGTCTCCGCCGACGGCGTCAAGGGGCTGAAGTTCCACGACGAGATCGAGACCGTCAACAAGTACGCGAAGATCCTCGACAAGCAGGGCGTGAAGTCCATCGTCACGCTCATCCACGAGGGCGGCGTGCCGAAGAGCCAGACGTACAACTACGACTGCGACTCGCCCGGCGCGGGCGACGGGATCTCCGGGCCCGTCACCACCATCGCCAAGGGCATCACGCCCAAGGTCGACGCCCTCGTCACGGGGCACACCCACAACGCGTACGTCTGCACCATCCCCGACCCCGCGGGCAAGCCGCGCATGGTGACCTCGGCCTCGTCCTTCGGGAAGCTCTACACCGACACGACGCTCACGTACGACCGGAAGACCAAGGACATCGTCCGGACGAGCGTGCGGTCCGCGAACCACGTCGTCAGCCGTGAACAGGCCAAGGCCCCGGACATGACCTCGCTGATCTCGCGCTGGGACAAGCTCGCCGCGCCCGTCGCCAACAAGGCCGTGGGGTACGTCTCCGGGGACATCCCGGGGCGTGGCGCCGGCGTCCCCGAGTCCCCCCTCGGCGACCTCATCTCCGACGCGCAGCTCGCGCACGCCAAGTCCATCGACCCGGAAGCCGATCTCGCGCTGATGAACCCGGGCGGCATCCGCTCCGACATCGTGTACAAGGCGAGCGGCAGCGAGGGTGACGGCGTCGTCACGTACGGCGAGGCGTTCACCGTGCAGCCGTTCAGCAACACCGTCAATCTGGTCGACCTGACCGGCGCGCAGCTCGTCACCGGGCTGAAGCAGCAGGTCAGCGGGTCGAACGAGGCGTCGCCGAAGATCCTGCAGGTGTCGCAGGGGCTGACGTACACGCTGGACATGACCAAGACGGGCGCGGACCGTGTCGTCGCCGACTCGATCAAGCTGAACGGCAAGGCGATCGACCCGGCGGCCACGTACCGCGTCGCGATGAACTCGTTCCTCGCGGGCGGCGGTGACGGCTTCGCGGAGCTCGGCAAGGGGACGAAGCCGGTCGTCGGCAGCGACGACCTGAAGGCGTTCAACGACTACCTGACCGCCAACTCCTCTGCGGACAAGCCGATCGCGCCCCCGAAGGCCGACCGGATCACCATCGTGAAGTAG
- the mshD gene encoding mycothiol synthase — protein sequence MTHDRPAADAPSPLRKIDTLDELTPAQAEAVLELLAEAARTDGQQAVSEQGRLQLRGGARDGVRHLLLTVEDQLLGYAQLEDTDPVEAPAAELVVHPSRRGHGHGRALGTALLAESGRRLRVWAHGGHSAARHLAQVLGLALFRELRQMRRPLADLDLPDPTLPEGISVRTFVPGQDDEAWLAVNAEAFAHHPEQGALTQRDLDDRKAEPWFDPAGFFLAVRESDGELVGFHWTKVHAEERLGEVYVVGVRPGAQGGGLGKALTTTGLRHLAEAGLPTAMLYVDADNKAAVSVYERLGFVTHETDLMYRTES from the coding sequence ATGACTCACGACCGCCCCGCCGCCGACGCCCCCTCCCCCCTCCGCAAGATCGACACTCTCGACGAACTCACCCCCGCGCAGGCCGAAGCCGTGCTCGAACTCCTCGCCGAGGCGGCCCGTACGGACGGGCAGCAGGCGGTGTCCGAGCAGGGCCGGCTCCAGCTGCGCGGCGGCGCCCGCGACGGCGTCCGGCACCTGCTGCTCACCGTCGAGGACCAGCTCCTCGGCTACGCGCAGCTGGAGGACACCGACCCCGTCGAGGCCCCCGCCGCCGAGCTCGTCGTGCACCCGTCGCGCCGCGGGCACGGGCACGGCAGGGCGCTCGGCACCGCGCTGCTGGCCGAGTCGGGCCGCCGCCTGCGCGTGTGGGCGCACGGCGGTCACTCCGCGGCCCGCCACCTGGCCCAGGTGCTCGGGCTCGCCCTCTTCCGCGAACTGCGCCAGATGCGGCGCCCCTTGGCGGACCTGGACCTGCCGGATCCGACGCTGCCGGAGGGGATTTCCGTACGCACCTTCGTACCCGGACAGGACGACGAGGCGTGGCTCGCGGTGAACGCGGAGGCCTTCGCCCACCACCCCGAGCAGGGCGCCCTGACCCAGCGCGACCTGGACGACCGCAAGGCGGAGCCGTGGTTCGACCCGGCGGGCTTCTTCCTGGCCGTGCGGGAGAGCGACGGCGAACTGGTCGGCTTCCACTGGACGAAGGTGCACGCCGAGGAGCGGCTCGGGGAGGTGTACGTCGTGGGCGTACGGCCGGGGGCCCAGGGCGGCGGCCTCGGCAAGGCGCTGACGACGACGGGCCTGCGCCACCTCGCGGAGGCGGGTCTGCCGACGGCGATGCTGTACGTGGACGCGGACAACAAGGCGGCCGTGAGCGTCTACGAACGCCTCGGCTTCGTCACGCACGAGACCGACCTGATGTACCGCACGGAGTCGTAG
- a CDS encoding GntR family transcriptional regulator: protein MVEYRIDRRSGVATYLQIVQQTRQALRLGLLEPGDKLPTAREVVEATAINPNTVLKAYRELEREGLVEARRGLGTFVRRTLGAAPADSPLRGELAEWAARARRAGLERDDVAALFTAVLEEQFGAPQAQETRPRPSQAPQGDSA, encoded by the coding sequence GTGGTCGAGTACCGCATCGACCGGCGCAGCGGCGTCGCCACCTATCTCCAGATCGTCCAGCAGACCCGCCAGGCACTCCGCCTCGGCCTGCTGGAACCCGGCGACAAGCTGCCCACGGCCCGCGAGGTCGTCGAGGCCACGGCCATCAACCCGAACACCGTGCTGAAGGCGTACCGAGAGCTGGAGCGCGAGGGCCTGGTCGAGGCCCGGCGCGGCCTCGGCACGTTCGTCCGCCGGACGCTCGGCGCCGCACCGGCCGACTCGCCGCTCCGGGGGGAGCTCGCCGAGTGGGCCGCGCGGGCCCGGCGGGCGGGACTGGAGAGGGACGACGTGGCGGCGCTGTTCACGGCCGTACTGGAAGAACAGTTCGGCGCGCCGCAGGCCCAGGAGACGCGCCCGCGGCCATCACAAGCACCCCAGGGGGACTCCGCATGA
- a CDS encoding ABC transporter ATP-binding protein: MTDTAIEATALTKRFRRGHALRDCTFRLPTGRVCAVVGPNGAGKSTLLTLAAGLDRPTSGTIRVLGTGPAEARTRIAYVAQDKPLHPQLTIADTLRLGAELNAGIWDTAAAERVVSGGGGLDRTARIRTLSGGQRTRVALALALGKRAELLLLDEPMADLDPLARHQLMGTLMAEAAEHGTTVVMSSHIVSELAEACDYLLLMSGGGIRLAGGIDDLIGAHRLVTGRGPADRLHPHTVVESRAAGRGLTALIRTEGPVGDDWDVEEPSLEELLLAHLRAPEAPPLLSPGSTPVARGAQESGVSA; this comes from the coding sequence ATGACCGACACCGCCATCGAGGCGACCGCACTGACCAAACGCTTCCGGCGCGGACACGCCCTGCGGGACTGCACGTTCCGCCTGCCCACCGGCCGCGTCTGCGCGGTCGTCGGCCCGAACGGCGCGGGCAAGTCGACGCTGCTCACCCTCGCGGCGGGCCTCGACCGCCCCACGTCCGGCACGATCCGCGTCCTCGGCACGGGCCCCGCCGAAGCCCGCACCCGCATCGCGTACGTCGCCCAGGACAAACCGCTCCACCCGCAGCTGACCATCGCCGACACCCTGCGGCTCGGCGCCGAACTCAACGCCGGCATCTGGGACACGGCCGCCGCCGAGCGCGTCGTCAGCGGCGGCGGCGGACTCGACCGCACCGCCCGCATCCGTACGCTCTCCGGCGGCCAGCGCACCCGCGTCGCGCTCGCCCTCGCCCTCGGCAAGCGCGCCGAACTCCTCCTCCTGGACGAGCCGATGGCCGACCTCGACCCCCTCGCCAGGCACCAGCTGATGGGCACGCTGATGGCGGAGGCCGCCGAGCACGGCACGACGGTCGTCATGTCCTCGCACATCGTGAGCGAACTGGCGGAAGCCTGCGACTACTTGCTCCTGATGTCCGGCGGCGGCATCCGGCTCGCGGGCGGCATCGACGACCTCATCGGCGCGCACCGCCTGGTCACGGGCCGCGGCCCGGCGGACCGGCTCCACCCGCACACCGTCGTCGAGTCCCGCGCCGCGGGGCGCGGCCTGACGGCGCTCATCCGCACCGAGGGCCCGGTCGGCGACGACTGGGACGTCGAAGAGCCTTCCCTGGAGGAACTGTTGCTGGCCCACCTGCGCGCACCGGAGGCGCCACCGCTCCTCTCCCCCGGCAGCACGCCCGTGGCACGCGGTGCGCAGGAGTCGGGGGTGTCCGCGTGA
- a CDS encoding RNA degradosome polyphosphate kinase — protein MQPAAPDPSPENGSASPANGKRRLTPALSDAPIVVPARNNGSMSQQNTQGNVQHAQPSVGSIAAHRPATIAATVSDLDPDIDADLDAYDEDAAVGHDGAELPQGRFLDRERSWLAFNERVLELAEDPNTPLLERANFLAIFASNLDEFFMVRVAGLKRRIATGVATRSASGLQPREVLELIWNRSRELMARHAACYQEDVASGLADEGIHLVRWHELTEKEQSRLFTLFRQQIFPVLTPLAVDPAHPFPYISGLSLNLAVVVRNPVSGHQHFARVKVPPLLSRFLEASPQRYVPIEDVIAAPAHLQELFPGMEIQEHHMFRLTRNEDLEVEEDDAENLLQALEKELMRRRFGPPVRLEVEESIAPNILSLLVRELKISEAEVYPLPGPLDLTGLFSIAKLDRPELKYPKFVAGTHRDLAEVESASAPDIFAALRERDVLLHHPYDSFSTSVQAFLEQAASDPDVLAIKQTLYRTSGDSPIVDALIDAAESGKQVLVLVEIKARFDEQANIKWARKLEEAGCHVVYGLVGLKTHCKLSLVVRQEGETLVRYSHVGTGNYHPKTARLYEDLGLLTSNAEVGADLSDLFNRLSGYSRRETYRRLLVAPKSLRDGLISRVNKEIQHHRAGRPAYVRIKVNSMVDEAVVDALYRASQAGVEVDVWVRGICAVRPGVEGLSENIRVRSVLGRFLEHSRVFAFGNGGEPEVWIGSADMMHRNLDRRIEALVRVQDPAHRAALSRLLETGMSDTTASWHLGADGNWTRHSADQDGQPLRNVQEMLIDARRRRRGTATP, from the coding sequence ATGCAGCCCGCCGCGCCCGACCCGTCCCCGGAGAACGGGAGCGCTTCCCCGGCAAACGGGAAGCGACGCCTCACTCCCGCGCTCTCCGACGCGCCCATCGTCGTGCCCGCGCGGAACAATGGGTCCATGAGCCAGCAGAACACGCAAGGAAATGTGCAGCACGCCCAGCCTTCCGTGGGTTCCATCGCCGCGCACCGACCCGCCACCATCGCCGCCACCGTCTCCGACCTCGACCCCGACATCGACGCGGATCTCGACGCCTACGACGAGGACGCCGCGGTCGGCCACGACGGCGCCGAGCTGCCCCAGGGGCGTTTCCTGGACCGGGAGCGCAGCTGGCTCGCGTTCAACGAGAGGGTGCTCGAACTCGCCGAGGACCCGAACACGCCCCTCCTCGAACGGGCGAATTTCCTGGCGATCTTCGCGTCGAACCTGGACGAGTTCTTCATGGTCCGGGTGGCGGGCCTGAAGCGCCGCATCGCCACCGGTGTCGCCACCCGTTCGGCCTCGGGCCTGCAGCCCCGCGAGGTCCTCGAACTCATCTGGAACCGCTCCCGCGAGCTCATGGCCCGGCACGCCGCCTGCTACCAGGAGGACGTCGCGTCCGGCCTCGCCGACGAGGGCATCCACCTGGTGCGCTGGCACGAGCTGACCGAGAAGGAGCAGTCCCGGCTCTTCACGCTCTTCCGGCAGCAGATCTTCCCCGTCCTGACCCCGCTGGCCGTCGATCCCGCGCACCCCTTCCCGTACATCTCGGGGCTCTCGCTGAACCTCGCCGTGGTCGTCCGCAACCCGGTGTCCGGGCACCAGCACTTCGCACGTGTGAAGGTCCCTCCGCTGCTCTCGCGGTTCCTGGAGGCGTCCCCGCAGCGGTACGTGCCCATCGAGGACGTCATCGCCGCGCCCGCGCATCTCCAGGAGCTCTTCCCGGGCATGGAGATCCAGGAGCACCACATGTTCCGGCTCACCAGGAACGAGGACCTGGAGGTCGAGGAGGACGACGCCGAGAACCTGCTCCAGGCCCTGGAGAAGGAGCTCATGCGGCGCCGCTTCGGGCCGCCGGTGCGACTTGAGGTCGAGGAGTCCATCGCGCCGAACATCCTCAGCCTGCTGGTGCGCGAGCTGAAGATCAGCGAGGCTGAGGTCTACCCGCTGCCCGGACCGCTCGACCTCACCGGTCTCTTCAGCATCGCCAAGCTGGACCGGCCCGAGCTGAAGTACCCGAAGTTCGTGGCGGGCACCCACCGCGACCTCGCCGAGGTCGAGTCGGCGTCGGCCCCCGACATCTTCGCCGCCCTTCGCGAACGCGACGTACTCCTGCACCACCCGTACGACTCGTTCTCCACCTCCGTGCAGGCGTTCCTGGAGCAGGCCGCGTCCGACCCGGACGTCCTCGCGATCAAGCAGACGCTGTACCGGACGTCGGGCGACTCCCCCATAGTCGACGCGCTGATCGACGCCGCCGAGTCCGGCAAGCAGGTCCTCGTCCTCGTCGAGATCAAGGCCCGCTTCGACGAGCAGGCCAACATCAAGTGGGCGCGGAAGCTTGAGGAGGCCGGCTGCCATGTGGTCTACGGCCTCGTCGGCCTGAAGACGCACTGCAAGCTGTCCCTCGTCGTGCGCCAGGAGGGCGAGACCCTCGTCCGGTACTCGCACGTGGGCACCGGCAACTACCACCCCAAGACCGCCCGCCTCTACGAGGACCTGGGGCTGCTCACCTCCAACGCGGAGGTCGGCGCGGACCTCTCCGACCTCTTCAACCGGCTCTCCGGTTACTCCCGCAGGGAGACCTACCGCCGCCTGCTCGTCGCCCCCAAGTCCCTGCGCGACGGCCTCATCTCCCGCGTCAACAAGGAGATACAGCACCACAGGGCGGGCCGCCCCGCCTACGTCCGCATCAAGGTCAACTCGATGGTCGACGAGGCCGTCGTCGACGCGCTGTACCGTGCGTCGCAGGCGGGCGTCGAGGTGGACGTGTGGGTGCGCGGCATCTGCGCGGTCCGTCCCGGCGTCGAGGGGCTCTCGGAGAACATCCGGGTCCGTTCCGTCCTCGGCCGCTTCCTCGAACACTCCCGCGTCTTCGCCTTCGGCAACGGCGGCGAACCGGAGGTGTGGATCGGCAGCGCCGACATGATGCACCGCAATCTCGACCGCCGCATCGAGGCGCTGGTCAGGGTCCAGGACCCGGCGCACCGGGCGGCCCTCAGCCGGCTCCTCGAGACCGGCATGTCGGACACCACGGCCTCCTGGCACCTGGGCGCGGACGGCAACTGGACCCGCCACTCGGCGGACCAGGACGGCCAGCCGCTGCGCAACGTGCAGGAGATGCTCATAGACGCCCGGAGGCGCCGGCGTGGCACAGCAACACCATGA